Within Vicia villosa cultivar HV-30 ecotype Madison, WI linkage group LG1, Vvil1.0, whole genome shotgun sequence, the genomic segment tttgtaatgacgtcccctgatgataatgataaactatagcttacattgattggctcctttgtgtcgcggtggacgtacctccggttcttcttcctccggacatccaccacctccgtcatatgttccggcccgggttaccacttccaaaaactaagatggtaatattatcgttgtaatcttcacccgattaaataaagcgaattgaaactttaattttcgttggaagtctttttttctccccaccactctctcatccccacctacccatgttcaacaatatgtaacttaaattttatgtaatattatcgttgtaatcttcacccgattaaataaagcgaattgttgttgtttttcattttattctgtccaaacctattttcggaagtgcatttccgaattcctccaaggggggtgcgctcggagatgaacttccgaaacaccacattttctgaaaaagtcactttatttcggagatgaatctccgaaatcaatattttatattaaaaaaaatacgttttcggaagttcatttccgaaaacacctttttcaagaaaaaaagtacagtttcggaaatgaacttccgaaacaaggggtattgtggtaaattcaccggaggtggccaagaaggttgggaggtgggtgaagaaattttcttaataaaCTCTATTTAAGGAGGAATCATTTGAAAATGGTGCCTGTTTTCATCAGGGGCCCGCCCTAGAAGTCTAACCCCCACGGCTTGCCTTGAGGAAAAACAGGGATAAGACGTCAAATTGTCTATAAATACATGTGTATAAAGTCCCGGTCATAACTCTTTGAAAAGTAGACAGTCAACAACTTTCTCAATCAAAGACTTCCCACATGGAGGATGAGTTCACCAGATTCCTTATCGCGTGAGAAAATTCAAGAACATGAAAGAAATGCTTCAGAAACAACGATTCAGAAAAAAGGAGAAAGAAAAACCTAAAAAAGAAGTGACTTTGGTTCTTCCTATATTTATGAAGTGACCTTATGAAACAAAAGGTGTATTATCAACAGTCACTTCTCTCGcacataatacttgaatattttaatttctaagaAAAATCATAATCACTTCTCCGAGGGACCCAGAGTTACCAAGTGGCAGAGGCAGTGTAGCCGAAAACTGATGCCTAAAAACCTTTAATCCCTCACGGTCATTTCCTAACAAAAGGGCTTGGGGAGAAACTGTTCCGGCCTAACAATATCTATCTTGATCAAGCCTCACCTCCATGGATCCGATCACCATAAATACGTAACATCCCTGATCTAAGTCAGATATATACTAAACCTCTAGAACATTCCGCTGACCATTGAACCCTCGAAGACTTGGAAGCATGAGATATATACCTCCAACACATCCGACGCTCCTCCGCATTCCACGCTGGAAAAATAGCGAGGCAATTATTCCTCTTACctattgttaggtgccaaattgtagttattttgtgtatgtaaacagtggcacttatcgacgctttttgttaatactgtttgaataattccctgtttttgtgtaattacgtttactttacgaatacttgtattttcatacacttttatattgtttgatagttttgttgtatttttgtaggtattcttgcgttttcggagccttgaggaataaagtgtcgaagacacggctgcgagagaaaagaggaaataattctgctgttctggtgcagggctcTACGCGCGCTGGAGGGGGCGTCGCGCGCTGTGAGGTTGAAGAACAAATTCTAGCAGAATATTGGACGCGTCGCGCGGTTTTTAGGGCGCTTCGCGCCATAAGGCGGTTTGGTACATAAGTGAGAACGCGCGTCGCGCGCTCCAAGGGCGCTTCGCACGCTGTGCGTaaatcagttttgtataaatagcttagaacatatttttctaggttttttatcatctcttctttgacaagttgagctctgatccatttttggtagtttagaggtttaggaaacaccattggatgctaaatcatgtggattgatcgtggatctgtctcgatttcattgtaccggtgagatctttcaggttcatcttctctcttccctttgtttcattccaatggtgggtgttgtatgtatatttctacttttattgtatgtacatttgttgatcttgagatcgtttatatattcgctttacaaatcatcattgttgttgttcttgatctttttgcttaaatgctctgaatttgtgttgttgcagacatggacaccatagatcttgattaggaatgataactgttagtttctggattgcagacatggatttatgactaacaatcgtagtgggtatcgagtctaatgcctccgtgttgtttgtgtcggtggagaaatcgctgatgtgaatagtacggttgagctttcgtcggtgttgcagacatgggcaccgatgtggcatctcgagtgatgcccgatgatgttgatgcgtattgtgagtgtcgagtgatagatcttcagatttaagtattatacgggtagaacgaaatacaattccataactctttctcttagactattgagattgtttatctgctttcatttacttttcccgcatttaccttttgcaaacccaatcatgaaacttagaacgcgagatagtcgaacggcagttcttctcaccaatctctgtggacacgataaatcccggataaatatttccaaatcttttgttgcttgccgctataccgTTTCAACACCTATATATACGGGATGGAACCATTTTAGGTAATAAATTTCAAACACAATTTTATTACTCTCTCATCATTCACGTACTGAGTTAGTGTCAGAGTGTTAACCTTGGAAGTACACCCCCGCTTCTTGCAGATACCTTTTAACCTCACCAATAAATGGAAGGAGAATATGCATATATGTGCTTGCAGGTACAACTATCTGCAAGTATTCAACACCTAATGTCAAACAATTTTCAGTAGAGTCCCTAATGATCCCTAGTCAAGCAAtctctgatgatgatgatgtttatCTAAGAAGTTATATCAAACTTCATTCATTGAAGATTCAAGTCCCAATTAAAGTTCTAAGTAATGAGGAATCAAACCTAATTTTTTTGAAgtctttctctttttgataaaACACCTAAGAATATTGTTATGCTCGTATCTAAGTGATTACTAGCTAGTTTAAGCTATTATGAGTGGTTTTTACACTTGATAATGGATTAACACACTATGGTTAATCGATTTACTCTTTTGTAACATCTCTCAATCATTTAAGAAAGCTTCTAATCAGTTAGTGACAGTGGATTTAAAAAGTTTCCATATTTAGCTTATCTAATTGATTAACCTTACGACTCAATCGTTTTGATCATTAAAAAAGCTATGgatattttttttcctttatgAGCATTCTTTTCTCCTATAAATATATGGCTTCTTCTTATTTCAAAATACACAAGACATAAAATCTATAACTAttatttatcatttctaatctctcaacttcatcttttttatttttcttcatgaaGTTTATCTTAGTGTCAAGAGGGTAAAAATCACCTATGAGAATTTGGCTGTGCTGGTGAGAGATGTATTTGTTCTTGTTCAAGGgtgtgattttattgaacaatatttttattttttcttgagaTTAACCTGttaaaatctatttttggatCTTGAATTCATTCAATTAAAATCTATATTGGGTTTATGAGCTCATCTTGTTAAATGCTAcatttggttttgggtgtgtaaAATCTCTCATTGTTGTAAAAGGTTCACAGGCATATCCTTAAAAGCTTAATACTCGTTATTAATGGAACTCTCAAGAGGATGCTCTTGAGACATGAATAAGCTAAGTGGTACGTGGAACCTATATAATTCATCTGCCTCACGTGTTTAAGTCACTTATTCAACATTGAGCATAATTGGTGCTCAATCTTTTaattttactttgtttttaataTGTAGGATTAACAAATATGACGAGCACTATCCCGACATTTAAGCAAGACTATTTCCTAGCAGACTTCGAGGTAGAAAATGTTGGTTGAGGTTGTTACTTAAGCGCTGACACTGAATTGTAATAGATTCTAGAGTAAGAAATCAGGGTTGAGTTGTCACATTAATGGATAAGGATGAACAAAATCTACTACAAAGATGCATATGGTCATATTGTCTCCCATGTGCGATGTAATATCCTAGTACACGTACAAGCAAAAAGGAATATGATTTATTCATTTGACCATGAATTATGGATAATTGGAAAAGCTTAAGACCTAAAATGGAAGATCGTTTGTTGCGGATAAGAACCTTCTATAAATAGACCAATAATGGATTTGAATGGAGATTCGAAAAATATTGAGATAACtctaaagagaagaagaagaaggaagaactaTAGTTCTCAAGTTCATCTCTTTCCCTCGTCAATTATGAAGGAATATAACATGGAGAGGCCCGTCTAATGAAGTCACTTGTTGTTGATAGATTGCAAGTGATTAATGTTTCATTCTTAggtttatcatttctaatcactTATTTATGAATGCATAACTTAAGTTCTCATTCTGTTGTATTTACTTTGCTCAGTATGAGATGAAAATCCTGTTGTTAGATAATATGAAGTTTAATGAAATAATAATCTTGTACATGAAATGAATGTGTTATTTTGATATATTTAGTTCTTGTAATTTCTTGCCATTTGTTTATTTCTTAGTCTGATCATTTTAAAAGTAGATAAGAGTTTATTAGGTTAAGGTATCGTCTGACAAATGGATTTCAAGAACTAATATGTTAGTAGCAAGTTGATATACATTGTTTACTTAGTTACTATAGGCATAAAGGAGTAAGGCCATATGggtaaataaaataacttttataAGAAATTCATTGGTGTTATTACGAGGCTTAGACATAAGTTTCATATTGAATCCATGCATATTTTTATGTTATAGCCATTGGAGTTGTCACGACATCACACATCATATTAATGTCCTAAATGAAGTCATTAAAAGAAACACTATCTAACATATTATTTTCCTTTGTTAAAATCATTGATTCATCTACCTGATTTTCTTATTTTCAACCATGTGACACAATTATTTTATTACTATTGTTCATGTTTACTTCACAAATTCTTGTATAAAATTCAAGATGCTCAATACAATCCTTATGATACTTTCTTATCAGTTGCTAATAGTATGTGTTACAAGATGAAGACAATGGTGATGACTTGAAGTGCAAGGAAGCTAATTCAACATGTGacgaaattaaaaataactaaattaGAGTAGTTAGTTATTACTGTTAGAGTTAGTTAGAAGTTATGATCCAATGTTGGAGAATACACACTCTTAGCATGCATCATTTCTTATTCTATAAGTAACTTTGTATCTTATTCTTCATCTTTTCAATTAAGCAAAATTTCTTTTCCTCCAAGTCATAATAGTATGAGTGTCTATACTTTTACTTACAAAATGGTCATCATGAATCATGAATCCTCCTAAACTCACCAAATATATTGAAGTAGATTTCAAATCTATCTGCGAGGCATATGATAACCATGTTGTATCACTCCTTACATTAATATTCAATTTTAGATTGTATATAATTTTACTAAGACTGTCATAAAAAACCTCTCTAGATTGTATTCAATTTTTCGATGTTCATTTAAGGGGGGCTGTGATAAGAAATTAATGTGTCTCCTTAATTGTCTTTATTAACATTTCTAGAATGAAAGATATTTGTTATAACAAAATGTAATATCTCTTCTAATTAGGATTCAAACTCACTCTTGCATGAAAGAAATTCTATATCATATACATTTCTCACCAAGCATCAATCAAATAATGAAATAATATCATTTTCCCACACAACATATAATTCAcaatctgtttttttttataaattttttatgtatGTTAGAGCCATGATTTTTGCTCCTCCGTAGTCTCATAACTTATATGATTTGTTCTAGAAATtacaaactaaaaataaaattgaacacACATATTTATTATATAACACACAAACTCAAGTATTTCACTACATATCTCATTATTATAATTCATATATCATTCCTATTTTGAAAAGTCTCTTGTGTGAGATTGCAATAGATTGTTCTCCCTGTCAAATTCTTGTTCTTCAAGAAGCAACAAGCATAGTTCACAACAATTTTATTCAAAATAGAAGAATTTGGATGAGCCACTACCTCAGTTTAACTTATCATATATACCACACTTTTTTCTATTGCTTTAAGGTTTATAAACTTAATTTCCTCTCCAGGTCCTTGAATCATAGGGGCATAGAAATTTGATGATTTTGTCACACTTCGGGGCAATGATCTAATTGAATCTGATGAGACATGAGACACACCAACACTTGGGATGATTCTACTACAAGTATTAGTAGACTTTGGTTTCACATCTTCCATTTGACCACTCTCAATAATAGAAATAGGCATTGCTTATTCTTCACTTGTTGCTGCTGCTACATTAGTAGTAGCAATAGTCCCTTCATTAACCTCAAGCATGAAATTCTTTTGTTGAATGAATCCCTTGATGTTTTGTATTAATTGTGACTCGAACTCTGCATGCTCCTCAAACACATCGTTGTAACCGCGCCTCACGACACATCAAAAAATTATATACTCTCTCGGCTGGACTTGTTGAAACAAAAACCTCTCTTCCAATGCAACACTAGTAATTGGAACAGTCTTGATAGAAACAAACACAACCACATAATGAATCGACGAAACACTAGCTACGAAATGCGGGAATATCGGAGGAATTCCTTGTACGAGCTCGGAATAGAGAACCTAACTGATGGATTTCTCTATTCCGAGCTCGTACAAGGAATTCCTCCGATATTTCTCCATTTTGTAGCAATTGTTCTTTCGATTCATTCTGTCGTTGTGTTTGTTTCTATCATGACTGTTCTTGTTAGTAGAGTTGGGACAGAAGAGAGGTTTTTGTTTTGCCAAGTGGAGCTGAGAGAGTATAGAATTTTCCGATGTGTCGTGAGGCGCGGTTACGGTGATGCGCTTGAGGAGCTTGTGGAGTTTGAGTCACAATTAATACAAAATCTCAAAGGATTCATTCAACAAGAGAATTTCATGCTTGAGGATAATGAAGGCACTACTACTAATACTAATGTATTAGTAGCAAAAAGTGAAGAAGTAGTAGTGCATATTTCTACTACTAATGAGAATAAACAAATGGAAGATGTGAAACCAGAATCTCCTAATACTAATAGTAGAATCATTCCAAGTGATTGTGTGTCTCATGTCTCATCAGATTCAATTAGATCATCACTTGAAAATGCGACAAAATCATCAAATTTCCATGCACATGTGTTTCAAGGACCTGAAGAGGAAATTAAGTTTATAGACAAAGCAATGAAGAGAGGCGTGGTGGATATGATAGGTGAAGTTGAGATAGTGGCTCCTCCAAATTCTTCTATTTTGAATAAGATTGTTGTGAACTATGCTTATAGCTTCTTGAGGAAGAATTTTAGACACGGAGAACAATCCATTGCAATCCCATACAAGAGACTTCTCAAAGTAGAAATGACATATGAGTTATAACAATGAGATATGTAGTGAAATATTTGAGTTGGTGTATTATATGATAAATATGTGTTCAATTTTATGTTTAGCTTGTGATTTCTCCAACAAGTCATGTAAGTTTTGAGACTATAGAGGAGGAAAAGCCATTGctctaacataaataaaaaagtagATTGTGAATTATATGATGTGTGCAAATTGATATTATATAAGATGTTTTGATAAAAATCATAagacattaattttaattaatcacATAACATGTCAAatgattctatactttgataaaAGTTAGCTAGAGCAACGTATATGATATAAAAGTTAGCAATGTGATGAACTGATTTCACTAACAGCAGAAAGAACTGAAATGGAAGAAGTGAGAATGCCATCTTCTATGATCGCTAGAAGTAAGAGAATAATTCTAGCAACATGACTATGCTCAATCTTTTGCTTTATTTTATTggctcttttctctttgtaagATGGGATTTCAAGTTTGTAGTTAGAAAGTTCCATGTCCTCTGGTTGTTGATTGGGTGCCAAACTCACTTTTATATGCCTACAAATCAATGAGTATAGTGCAAAAGCTCCACCTATATTATATACATATCCATtcaacttttattattatttcatatcaaaatttaaaatgaaaattaatgtTTTACGGTGAAAATTCTTAAATTTATCTCAGcggatagaaattaatcaaatgTCTTATTAAGTTAGAAGTCATCAATAACTTTCAAATAATACGTGTGAATGAGCTCAATTTTGAGGCATTAAGTTGGGAAGGTTTATTGATATTATTACATGTTGCAGCATTAATCTAAGGAGTAATGATTTGTATCTTGcttatttgattttgaattgtaaaCAATAATTACAAATA encodes:
- the LOC131638248 gene encoding potassium transporter 5-like isoform X1, giving the protein MNANHHSKMGWSVTLSLAFQSIGIVYGDIGTSPLYVYASTFTDGIKNRDDILGVLSLIIYTIVLIPMLKYVFMVLWARDNGNGGAFALYSLICRHIKVSLAPNQQPEDMELSNYKLEIPSYKEKRANKIKQKIEHSHVARIILLLLAIIEDGILTSSISVLSAVSEISSSHC